One stretch of Spiroplasma mirum ATCC 29335 DNA includes these proteins:
- a CDS encoding protein NO VEIN domain-containing protein, translating into MVSKDGLGYDILSFDKNGKEKYIEVKGTTTSLPLN; encoded by the coding sequence ATAGTTTCAAAAGATGGCTTAGGATATGACATTTTAAGCTTTGATAAAAATGGAAAAGAAAAATATATTGAAGTAAAAGGCACAACTACTTCATTACCGCTAAATTAA
- a CDS encoding amino acid permease, giving the protein MKLQKKYNFWQILMLAISATLGTSILVSFGQVGFQAQFNPILMIIAWILGGLLVIPEMLLFSEAATSYPENGTSYYWIKRAKWNACSFWFGWIMVLFVSATAVATACLAFGNIIVSISGLQNEWYAKLFGIIILLLLLLMQLFIKKSTGWSQIVFTILKLLPIGLLLIIAMIYGNTNSFQKDTINQNLGQIYLSSFLLLPATAMTMFAYSGMEAITYISGEVMEPRKNIPRALIWSTIAIIILYVILALGLLTVNNPLNWLAPDSNITNVWYYAIINNPKIPNFLGYLFSGLATLIFIGSLNSFLVYHSRLIFKMSEEGDLFKFFQKTTAKTNMPYLAMLLLTVLTIIYILWSSLFQVTNYFILAVSVLKTLTIGVIIYLRYCDPTCQRIYSNPVFIILTILSLNACLITFTGAVIAMYYYGKTTKNMWELWNCLITMVIMFAGYPLYYLKKYGQHLIKIWQAKKKNTKIKD; this is encoded by the coding sequence ATGAAATTACAAAAAAAATATAATTTCTGACAAATTTTAATGTTAGCAATTTCCGCCACCTTAGGAACTTCCATTTTAGTTTCGTTTGGCCAAGTTGGGTTTCAAGCCCAGTTTAATCCAATTCTGATGATTATTGCCTGAATTTTAGGGGGATTATTAGTAATCCCCGAAATGCTATTATTTTCCGAAGCAGCAACTTCTTATCCAGAAAATGGAACTTCTTATTATTGAATTAAAAGAGCCAAGTGAAATGCATGTTCGTTCTGATTTGGTTGAATTATGGTGTTATTTGTCAGTGCAACTGCCGTGGCAACTGCTTGTTTAGCATTTGGTAACATTATTGTAAGTATTAGTGGTTTACAAAATGAATGGTATGCCAAATTATTTGGGATTATTATTTTATTATTACTATTATTAATGCAACTTTTTATTAAAAAAAGTACGGGTTGATCACAAATTGTGTTTACTATTTTAAAATTATTACCAATTGGGTTGCTTCTTATTATTGCCATGATTTATGGTAATACCAATAGTTTTCAAAAAGATACGATTAACCAAAATCTTGGCCAAATTTATTTATCTTCCTTTTTATTGTTACCAGCGACCGCGATGACAATGTTTGCCTATTCGGGGATGGAAGCGATTACTTATATTAGTGGGGAAGTTATGGAACCGCGAAAAAATATTCCCCGCGCTTTAATTTGGTCCACAATTGCGATTATTATTTTATATGTAATCTTAGCGCTTGGATTATTAACTGTTAATAATCCTCTTAATTGGTTAGCTCCCGATAGCAATATTACCAATGTATGATATTATGCAATTATTAATAATCCGAAGATTCCAAATTTTCTTGGTTATTTGTTTTCCGGCTTAGCAACCTTAATTTTTATTGGGTCATTAAATTCCTTTTTAGTTTATCATTCACGATTAATTTTTAAGATGAGTGAAGAAGGGGATCTGTTTAAATTTTTTCAAAAAACAACAGCTAAAACTAACATGCCATATTTAGCAATGTTATTGCTAACTGTTTTAACCATTATTTATATTTTATGATCTTCGTTATTTCAAGTTACTAACTATTTTATTTTAGCAGTAAGTGTTTTAAAAACATTAACAATAGGAGTTATCATTTATTTACGTTATTGTGATCCCACTTGTCAGCGAATTTATTCCAATCCGGTCTTTATTATCTTAACTATTCTTTCCTTAAATGCCTGCTTAATAACATTTACAGGAGCTGTTATTGCTATGTATTATTATGGAAAAACTACCAAAAATATGTGAGAACTATGAAACTGTTTGATTACGATGGTAATTATGTTTGCGGGTTATCCACTTTATTATTTAAAAAAATATGGACAGCATCTAATTAAAATATGGCAAGCAAAGAAAAAGAACACTAAAATTAAAGATTAA
- a CDS encoding ATP-binding cassette domain-containing protein yields the protein MRQNIIEVSHLTKKFKKFIAVDGISFTVKSGTIYGFIGPNGSEKTTTIKSIIGAIISMIYNASNNSRM from the coding sequence ATGAGACAAAATATTATCGAAGTCAGTCATCTGACCAAAAAATTTAAAAAATTTATCGCGGTTGATGGTATTTCATTTACCGTAAAAAGTGGTACTATTTATGGTTTTATCGGACCCAATGGGAGTGAGAAAACCACAACAATTAAAAGTATTATTGGAGCAATTATTTCGATGATTTATAATGCTTCTAATAATTCTCGTATGTAA
- the hisS gene encoding histidine--tRNA ligase, which translates to MLIQKPRGTEDLYYESAEELSALELVLRSIVSQYNYHEIRTPIFEGKDLFTRTVGEETDIVSKEMFELLDKKEREFVLRPEGTVPTIRSIIENKLYGKYEMPLKFFYIGSMFRYERPQHGRLRQFNQFGVEVVGAKTYLLDVETILLAYNILKAVGLNNLTLKLNCLTTGVNKEKYINDLKEFLSGQDLCADCQTRIKKNPLRVLDCKIDNAKFDKAPKIYEYLTEQEAKYFNNIQKVLTKLEVSFELDHKLVRGLDYYTALVFEINFSDDHEKDLTLIGGGRYDNLIHELDNSLDYPAVGFGMGLERLLLALKNNNLKISEEDYLDAYIICLSDHARYFASSLMLMLRTSGFKVDTDYLERGVKAQFKSIERLNAHNAIIIGDEELKKNVVKIKNQKTGKEQEVKFEKIINVLGKEK; encoded by the coding sequence ATGTTAATTCAAAAACCACGGGGAACTGAAGACTTATATTATGAATCAGCCGAAGAGTTGAGTGCTTTAGAATTAGTTTTACGAAGTATTGTGAGCCAGTATAATTATCATGAAATTAGAACACCTATTTTTGAGGGGAAAGATTTATTTACCCGCACAGTGGGAGAAGAAACGGATATTGTTAGCAAGGAAATGTTTGAGTTATTAGATAAAAAAGAACGTGAATTTGTGTTACGACCAGAGGGAACAGTTCCCACAATTCGTAGTATTATTGAAAACAAATTATATGGTAAATATGAAATGCCCTTAAAATTTTTTTATATTGGTAGTATGTTTCGTTATGAGCGTCCCCAACATGGGCGACTTCGCCAGTTTAATCAATTCGGGGTGGAAGTTGTCGGGGCGAAAACATACTTATTAGATGTTGAAACAATTTTATTGGCTTATAATATTTTAAAAGCAGTTGGGTTAAATAACTTAACTTTAAAATTAAATTGTCTAACAACCGGTGTTAACAAAGAAAAATACATTAATGACTTAAAAGAATTTTTAAGTGGTCAGGATTTATGTGCCGACTGTCAAACGCGAATTAAAAAGAATCCTTTACGCGTGCTAGATTGTAAAATTGATAATGCTAAATTTGATAAGGCACCAAAAATTTACGAGTATTTAACTGAGCAAGAAGCAAAATATTTTAACAATATTCAGAAAGTGTTAACTAAATTAGAAGTTAGTTTTGAATTAGACCATAAATTAGTACGAGGGTTAGATTATTATACAGCGTTAGTATTTGAAATTAATTTTAGTGATGATCATGAAAAAGACTTAACCTTAATTGGCGGGGGGCGTTATGATAATTTAATTCATGAGTTAGATAATAGTTTAGATTATCCAGCCGTTGGTTTTGGGATGGGATTAGAAAGATTATTATTAGCATTGAAAAATAATAATCTTAAAATTAGTGAAGAAGATTATTTAGATGCTTACATTATTTGTTTGTCAGACCATGCCCGCTATTTTGCTAGTTCATTAATGTTAATGTTACGTACGAGTGGTTTTAAAGTAGATACTGATTATTTAGAGCGGGGAGTCAAAGCCCAATTTAAATCAATTGAACGGTTAAATGCACATAATGCTATTATTATTGGTGATGAGGAATTGAAAAAAAATGTTGTTAAAATTAAAAATCAAAAAACTGGTAAAGAACAAGAAGTTAAGTTTGAAAAAATTATTAATGTCTTAGGAAAGGAAAAGTAA
- a CDS encoding ribosome-inactivating family protein, whose translation MKKLLSLLSILTISATAVPTTIAASPYQKEENNSENLIRNKRQNNTFPIFNLKLSWDSKRYFVSLCNNVLTAMLENNIISSVTESTPELNCNNPNMYIINSNYQFNYFIIKISVPDDNGHWKLIDLVFRSNDFYLSGFIYRSNNVDIFYHFSDVQIERNENGQTEFDNMISGRNNLEYYNLRFNSNYTTLIGDSNPTITWPGIVQAFNDLVNYANRPNYQGNIAVIRGALARVILATAESIRFREVRNNLSQSNNTTFYWRTNFLDTITNWNRISENAVNYLEQNNNLAEFNQRNIILVLIGLYFSRVQNWKNHHDELK comes from the coding sequence ATGAAAAAATTACTAAGTTTATTAAGTATATTAACAATTAGTGCAACTGCTGTTCCAACAACAATTGCGGCCAGTCCTTATCAAAAAGAAGAAAATAATTCAGAAAATTTAATTAGAAATAAAAGACAAAATAATACTTTTCCAATTTTTAATTTAAAACTTAGTTGAGATTCTAAGAGATATTTTGTTTCTTTATGTAATAATGTTCTTACTGCTATGCTAGAAAATAATATTATTAGTTCGGTAACAGAAAGTACACCAGAATTAAACTGTAATAATCCAAATATGTATATAATTAATTCAAATTATCAATTTAATTATTTTATTATAAAAATATCAGTGCCAGATGATAATGGGCATTGAAAATTAATTGATTTAGTTTTTAGAAGTAATGATTTTTATTTATCTGGCTTTATCTATAGATCTAATAATGTAGATATATTTTATCATTTTTCTGATGTTCAAATTGAAAGAAATGAAAATGGACAAACAGAATTTGATAATATGATATCTGGGCGCAATAATTTAGAATATTATAATTTAAGATTTAATTCAAATTATACAACTCTTATTGGAGATTCTAATCCAACAATTACTTGACCAGGAATAGTACAAGCATTTAATGATTTAGTAAATTATGCAAATAGACCTAATTATCAAGGAAATATTGCAGTAATTAGAGGTGCATTAGCTCGTGTTATTTTAGCAACAGCAGAAAGTATAAGATTTAGAGAAGTAAGAAATAATCTTTCTCAAAGCAATAATACTACCTTTTATTGAAGAACAAATTTTCTTGATACTATAACTAATTGAAATAGAATTTCAGAAAATGCAGTAAATTATTTAGAACAAAACAATAATCTTGCTGAATTTAATCAAAGAAATATAATTTTAGTATTAATTGGATTGTATTTTAGTCGTGTACAAAATTGAAAAAATCATCATGATGAATTAAAATAA
- a CDS encoding S1 RNA-binding domain-containing protein, protein MYKKGNKVNVKITNITPYGAFCRAEKADGLIHVSEISDYYVKRY, encoded by the coding sequence ATGTATAAAAAAGGAAATAAAGTTAATGTTAAAATAACAAACATTACACCTTATGGTGCTTTTTGTAGAGCAGAAAAGGCTGATGGTTTAATTCATGTTAGTGAGATTTCAGATTATTATGTAAAGAGATATTAA
- a CDS encoding lipoprotein encodes MKKILSILGTITLIGTSTTSLVSCNTPQYTEKELADLKEQNKINTKDGILEWIAPQEKPFNQVDNKYYFVVVGFLKQLNSIIFYYPAIKEQISINNLQIFNKNNEKLLLITLEI; translated from the coding sequence ATGAAAAAAATATTAAGTATTTTAGGAACAATCACTTTAATTGGAACAAGTACTACAAGTTTAGTTTCTTGTAATACACCGCAATATACTGAAAAAGAATTAGCAGATTTAAAAGAACAAAATAAAATAAATACAAAAGATGGTATTTTAGAATGAATAGCACCCCAAGAAAAACCATTTAATCAAGTTGATAATAAGTATTATTTTGTTGTTGTTGGTTTTTTAAAACAATTAAATAGTATAATATTTTATTATCCAGCGATAAAAGAACAAATTAGTATTAATAATTTACAAATATTTAATAAAAATAATGAAAAGTTATTATTAATTACATTAGAAATATAA
- a CDS encoding transposase-like zinc-binding domain-containing protein encodes MKKSIYCPQCKGKSIYKNGKYIQEQRYLCRYCRKTFNFKTSTFLSWSHLTLIQWATYIQSFLLKLTCKETIELVNLSILNSWKNRIKLTKWIFKKLNKISLENIVWLDETYINETYKGNWKEKNKHRRLIQKQEYQKHHDKKLRETSKYKIYIITGVNYDKICFLTPSYFGKLKQNITNYVLNSYLKNIELLISDMELTYETYRSITFSF; translated from the coding sequence ATGAAAAAAAGCATTTATTGCCCACAATGTAAAGGAAAATCAATTTACAAAAATGGTAAATATATACAAGAACAAAGATATTTATGTCGTTATTGCCGAAAAACTTTTAATTTTAAAACAAGCACATTTTTATCATGAAGTCATTTGACATTAATACAATGAGCAACTTATATTCAATCCTTTTTATTAAAATTAACTTGTAAAGAAACAATTGAATTAGTAAATCTTTCAATATTAAATTCATGAAAAAACAGAATTAAATTAACAAAATGAATATTTAAAAAACTTAATAAAATTAGTTTGGAAAATATAGTTTGATTAGATGAAACTTATATTAATGAAACATATAAAGGAAATTGAAAAGAAAAAAATAAGCATAGAAGATTAATACAAAAACAAGAATATCAAAAGCATCATGATAAAAAACTTCGAGAAACTTCTAAATATAAGATTTATATTATCACTGGAGTAAATTATGATAAAATTTGTTTTTTAACTCCGTCATATTTTGGAAAATTAAAACAAAATATTACCAATTATGTGTTAAATTCTTATTTAAAAAACATTGAATTATTAATTAGTGATATGGAGTTAACATATGAAACATATAGATCAATTACATTCTCGTTTTAA
- a CDS encoding alpha/beta hydrolase, whose translation MLIVNKNPSSKVLKQGYQKFFYHWWHLIILIFLFPLVYYWSKKYCRLFFNFTQDYQRSGKLQINDKLVEFNSFEHYHADLADKKLTNFSFSPQEEQQIQELTILNHNGDELSMLILENPASNKWVIGLHGWTENKYLALRQVYYFYQQGYNILTFDSVAHGLSYGQYSAIGYLNAQNVEDVTQWLMKNYLVSEFGVIGNSMGASCASSYALNYGYQNPKLKWIISDCGFINLLVQFRYVMTYRYQKPWWLISWDLRRIFKQQLGVDIKKYNLLKEHQRIKNIPFLLFHGEQDVFVPFFMSQKFINQKLKYEFQQISELVALPILDHVEAISKGHDLYLAKIKKFLESEQELKNEITKKI comes from the coding sequence ATGCTAATTGTCAATAAAAATCCCTCTTCGAAAGTTTTAAAACAGGGATATCAAAAATTTTTTTACCACTGATGACATTTAATAATTTTAATATTTTTATTTCCACTTGTTTATTACTGATCAAAAAAATATTGTCGGTTATTTTTTAATTTTACGCAAGATTACCAAAGATCAGGAAAACTTCAAATCAATGATAAACTTGTCGAATTTAATAGTTTTGAACATTACCATGCTGATTTGGCAGACAAAAAATTAACTAATTTTAGTTTTTCACCCCAAGAAGAACAACAAATTCAAGAATTGACTATTCTTAATCATAATGGTGATGAACTTAGTATGTTAATTTTAGAAAACCCGGCTTCTAACAAATGAGTAATTGGTTTACACGGATGAACCGAAAATAAGTATTTAGCTCTGCGGCAAGTTTATTATTTTTATCAACAAGGTTATAATATCTTGACTTTTGATAGTGTGGCCCATGGCTTAAGTTATGGTCAATATAGTGCTATTGGTTATTTGAATGCGCAAAATGTTGAAGATGTGACCCAATGACTAATGAAGAATTATCTGGTTAGTGAATTTGGGGTCATTGGTAATAGTATGGGCGCTAGTTGTGCTAGTTCGTATGCTCTTAATTATGGTTATCAAAATCCAAAGTTAAAATGAATAATTAGTGATTGTGGATTTATCAACTTGTTAGTCCAATTTCGCTATGTAATGACTTATCGCTACCAAAAACCATGGTGATTAATTAGTTGAGACTTACGTAGAATCTTTAAGCAACAATTAGGAGTTGATATTAAAAAATATAACTTATTAAAAGAACATCAGCGAATTAAAAACATTCCCTTTTTATTATTCCATGGTGAACAAGATGTTTTTGTGCCGTTTTTTATGAGTCAAAAATTTATTAACCAGAAATTAAAATATGAATTCCAACAAATTAGTGAATTAGTGGCTCTTCCAATCCTAGACCATGTGGAAGCAATTTCAAAAGGACATGATCTTTACCTAGCAAAAATTAAAAAATTTTTAGAAAGTGAGCAAGAGTTAAAAAATGAAATTACAAAAAAAATATAA